One genomic window of Numida meleagris isolate 19003 breed g44 Domestic line chromosome 1, NumMel1.0, whole genome shotgun sequence includes the following:
- the HAO2 gene encoding hydroxyacid oxidase 2 isoform X1, whose amino-acid sequence MLDLNLRKATGFPEHLSAMAMVCLSDFEAYAKKYLPKIAWDFFAAGADECNTRDENILAYKRICFRPRMLRDVSMLDTRTKILGTEISFPVGIAPTGFHQLAWPDGEKSTARAAKAMGTCYIASTYSTCSLEEITAAAPGGFRWFQLYIHRNRAVSRHLVQQAEALGFQGLVLTADLPYTGKRRNDVRNGFRLPPHMKLKNLEGAFEGDDRSEYGLPPNSLDPSVTWDDICWLQSLTHLPIVIKGILTKEDAELAVRHGVQGIIVSNHGGRQLDGTPATINALAEVVEAVRGRVEVYLDGGIRKGSDVLKALALGAKCVFIGRPALWGLAYKGEEGLQDVLRILHDEFRLSMALAGCASISEIGKDLVQFSKL is encoded by the exons gcttccCAGAGCATCTGTCTGCAATGGCTATGGTGTGTCTGTCGGACTTTGAAGCTTAtgctaaaaaatatttacctaaGATTGCTTGGGATTTctttgcagcaggagcagatgaATGTAACACCCGAGATGAAAACATCCTGGCATATAAAAG GATTTGTTTTCGGCCACGTATGCTGCGAGATGTATCTATGCTGGACACTAGGACTAAAATCCTGGGGACTGAAATCAGCTTTCCAGTAGGAATCGCCCCGACTGGCTTCCACCAGCTGGCGTGGCCTGATGGAGAGAAAAGCACAGCCAGAG CGGCCAAAGCAATGGGCACCTGTTACATTGCCAGCACCTACTCTACCTGCTCACTGGAGGAGatcactgcagctgctcctggtggTTTTCGATGGTTCCAGCTCTACATCCACCGCAACAGGGCAGTCTCTAGGCATTTGGTCCAACAGGCGGAGGCCTTGGGCTTCCAGGGCCTCGTCCTCACCGCGGATCTGCCCTACACTGGCAAAAGGCGCAATGATGTCCGTAATGGCTTCCGACTTCCTCCCCACATGAAATTGAAGAACTTGGAGGGAGCCTTTGAG GGAGATGACCGATCTGAGTATGGACTGCCACCAAACAGCCTGGATCCTTCGGTCACCTGGGATGAtatctgctggctgcagagcctgACTCACCTGCCCATTGTCATCAAAGGGATCTTGACAAAAGAAGATGCAGAGCTGGCAGTGAGGCACGGAGTTCAGGGAATTATCGTCTCCAACCATGGTGGAAGGCAACTGGATGGAACACCTGCCACT ATAAATGCTCTGGCTGAAGTTGTGGAGGCAGTACGAGGCAGAGTTGAAGTTTATTTAGATGGTGGTATACGTAAGGGAAGCGACGTATTGAAAGCACTGGCACTGGGAGCAAAATGCGTCTTTATTGGAAGACCAGCTTTATGGGGTCTGGCTTACAAG GGTGAAGAAGGTCTTCAGGATGTTCTGAGGATTCTGCACGATGAGTTTCGTTTGTCAATGGCCTTAGCTG GCTGTGCCAGCATCTCAGAAATTGGCAAAGACCTGGTTCAGTTTTCAAAGCTGTAA
- the HAO2 gene encoding hydroxyacid oxidase 2 isoform X2, with amino-acid sequence MAMVCLSDFEAYAKKYLPKIAWDFFAAGADECNTRDENILAYKRICFRPRMLRDVSMLDTRTKILGTEISFPVGIAPTGFHQLAWPDGEKSTARAAKAMGTCYIASTYSTCSLEEITAAAPGGFRWFQLYIHRNRAVSRHLVQQAEALGFQGLVLTADLPYTGKRRNDVRNGFRLPPHMKLKNLEGAFEGDDRSEYGLPPNSLDPSVTWDDICWLQSLTHLPIVIKGILTKEDAELAVRHGVQGIIVSNHGGRQLDGTPATINALAEVVEAVRGRVEVYLDGGIRKGSDVLKALALGAKCVFIGRPALWGLAYKGEEGLQDVLRILHDEFRLSMALAGCASISEIGKDLVQFSKL; translated from the exons ATGGCTATGGTGTGTCTGTCGGACTTTGAAGCTTAtgctaaaaaatatttacctaaGATTGCTTGGGATTTctttgcagcaggagcagatgaATGTAACACCCGAGATGAAAACATCCTGGCATATAAAAG GATTTGTTTTCGGCCACGTATGCTGCGAGATGTATCTATGCTGGACACTAGGACTAAAATCCTGGGGACTGAAATCAGCTTTCCAGTAGGAATCGCCCCGACTGGCTTCCACCAGCTGGCGTGGCCTGATGGAGAGAAAAGCACAGCCAGAG CGGCCAAAGCAATGGGCACCTGTTACATTGCCAGCACCTACTCTACCTGCTCACTGGAGGAGatcactgcagctgctcctggtggTTTTCGATGGTTCCAGCTCTACATCCACCGCAACAGGGCAGTCTCTAGGCATTTGGTCCAACAGGCGGAGGCCTTGGGCTTCCAGGGCCTCGTCCTCACCGCGGATCTGCCCTACACTGGCAAAAGGCGCAATGATGTCCGTAATGGCTTCCGACTTCCTCCCCACATGAAATTGAAGAACTTGGAGGGAGCCTTTGAG GGAGATGACCGATCTGAGTATGGACTGCCACCAAACAGCCTGGATCCTTCGGTCACCTGGGATGAtatctgctggctgcagagcctgACTCACCTGCCCATTGTCATCAAAGGGATCTTGACAAAAGAAGATGCAGAGCTGGCAGTGAGGCACGGAGTTCAGGGAATTATCGTCTCCAACCATGGTGGAAGGCAACTGGATGGAACACCTGCCACT ATAAATGCTCTGGCTGAAGTTGTGGAGGCAGTACGAGGCAGAGTTGAAGTTTATTTAGATGGTGGTATACGTAAGGGAAGCGACGTATTGAAAGCACTGGCACTGGGAGCAAAATGCGTCTTTATTGGAAGACCAGCTTTATGGGGTCTGGCTTACAAG GGTGAAGAAGGTCTTCAGGATGTTCTGAGGATTCTGCACGATGAGTTTCGTTTGTCAATGGCCTTAGCTG GCTGTGCCAGCATCTCAGAAATTGGCAAAGACCTGGTTCAGTTTTCAAAGCTGTAA